The sequence GCTCGTCCGATTGCCACCTCGTCGCCGGCTTGCGAAGTGGTGTTGATGAAGGCGAGCTGCGCGCCTTCGAACAGCGAGTTCATGAGGGCGTCATTGTTCAGGAGGGGGCCCTTCAAGAGCGTCACATTGGGCAGATTCTTAAGTTCCTGCGGTATGACTCCTTCGAGGGAATGTATCTGCGCTCGCACGTGGTAACCGACGGCGGAAGCAACGCGGATAAGCGATGCTGCTTGACGGCCGGCAGCATTAACAACGGCAATCGTCTTCGTTTGTGTCATTCGGATTCTGTTATCAAGATGCGTTCCGGGAATTCGACGGCgggggtggaggaggaggaggaggtatGAAGACAATCTCGAAAGTCTACGGCGGGAGAGGGGGAGCTAGAAGAAGCAGAGCGGAGGAAACGGTCAGCGACAGAAGTAGAGATTGGAAACAAGCATGCAGGCATTACCAGATCACTAGGGATTAAAGGGTGAATGCCAAAGGCTGTCTGGTCTGGTTCGGGAGGTCctcatcaacaacaacaacgccgatcaagaaggaaaaaaaaaaaaataaaataaaataaaataaaagaataataaacggggaaaaaaaagaaaagaaaaaaaagggcacaATAGGTCCTCTCTTtatcctttccttttctttcttcctttttcttttttctttttttttttttcttttccttcttttttgttttcagGTTGTTCGGGTTTTCAACCCAGCTATCCAATGTTTAAGGCGACAAAACGGCGGGGTGTGAGGGAGACCGATGTGGCATGAGAAGGAGGATGATGGCCGGGAGCTATCGAGACGGCGGGGGTGGAAGAGCGGAGGAAGCATTCAAGCCATAGGCCGGAGAGGTGACAGGTCGGAGAACCGAGGGGGAGAAAAGCGTAATTAATAGACGAGCAGGGCGGCCGGGAGACAAGACAAGATTTTGAGGACCTCCTTGCCCCAGCGTTTGTGTGGTGAAGAACGGTGAAAGGTCAAGTGATGGACGGAGCTGGACCTTGTAGGTGAAATAATGGACTAAATAGTTGGAGGGGTGTGGATTCGACAGGACGGCTAGCAAAGCGGGGCTCAGCGAAAGGGGGGAAGAAGTTAAAAGAACCgactttcttcttctgtttctctctgtttctctctctctctatatatatgtgtgtgtgtgtgtgtgaaaTACTGCACTAGATGAAGAATGTTACATATGGCAAAGGCGAGGGGTTTGGGCTCGCGATATATCTATCTCCCCTTGTACTTGGCAGTTCATAGATAGGGGCAAAATAACATGATATGGTTTCTGTGACGCTGTCTGAGAAAAAAAGCTTGATAACTCTTTACACAGACAGGGTTTTGgagcccaaaaaaaaaaaaaaaattaaaaaataaaaaattaataataataataatcatACTCTTGTGTGTACCTACGGAGTATGATGTACCTGTATAGTTAATTGGAATGTAATGCATGTCCGTACCTACTTAAAATGTGTGCAAGGGATTGGGGGGGTCGAGACTGCCTATAAGAGAGTCCTGCCTGCCCCGGTAGGGGAGCGCCAAGGTTTTTATGTGTGCGGGAAGGTGCCTTCTTTGGCTCcttgctctttctcttctgtcTGATGGGGGTTTTctgctctcttttcttcttctccttcttctccttctgctgctgctgctgctggtggtCTGCGCCTGCCCACTTCTGATGAAGAGACGAACTGGAATTGCGCTTGCCGGTTTCGGGTTGCCGAACTCCGTCGACCAATCAGCGTGCGGCGATAACGGCCGGGTGGGCTGGTCACCTGCAGTGCGGAAATAGTCTTTATCCGGCCCGGCGCGGGAAACTCAATTCTATCGCCGTGGCAAAAAAgtaaggaaaaaaagaaccGACTTCGCCCCGTCAAGAGTGTATgaatccaaaaaaaaaaaaaaaggcaaaagaaaagatatgggaaaaaaaaaaaaaaaaaaaagaaaaaaaggagtgCTCCATATATGAAAAACCCTTGCCCTAGCCGACTCGGGGACGGGAAAGGCTATCTCGTGACTGCTGAGGGAGAGTTTCTCTGGCGGCCATGGCGTCCGGAGTGCCACCTCTGGCTTGCGCTGTCACCAGGGAATTCCCTCTCGACGCCCGTCTCGTCACCGCGATCTGGACCTTCattattaatattatttttaGACACGCGGATGGGCTTTGGTCCAGAACACCCCAAACTCCGTTCCCGGGCGACAGACAACGGGGGGTCTCAAATCTCAACTCAAACCCAACTCAACCGAACCCGCCGGGGTGGGAGGGAGGTGCCAGCTGACCTGGAAGAGTTTTGGAACGCCTGTCGCGCTGGTTGCTGCGAAGAAGTCAAGCTTTGGGCCCCGGAAAACTCTCTCCCcagattaaaaaaaaaaaaaaaaaaaaaaaaaaaaagaatgggATGCGCCCCCGGGAATTCTCCCAGCAGCACGGGAGAACATCGCTTGtgtgtacatacatacatacatacatgctACATGCTACATGCTACATGCTGCCGTCCTACATGATCGATAGCGAGTTAGTTATCCCACCCTCCTTTACGTAACTCGAACCACGCATCCCAAAAAGCAACTTCTCTCTCCCTCACTCTCCTGCGTGCCCACCACTGCTTTGGACGTTCTTCGCCGCACTCATGCACCTCGATCAATCGGGTGAGTTTTGGCTGCCCTTGTCTCCCTTGACCGCTTGGCCAACACGTGTCGCCCCCGGTTATGTTTCGACCAGTCATCTTCCCGCCCGCATGTTCCCTGGACCGACCTGCTCGCCCAATGACCGGAAGGGGGAGAAGCTTCCGACCCAGCGACGAGTAAGAGGTCTCCCGGTCTGCAAAcaaacacacacactctctcttttttttttttttttttttttctccatCAATTCTTTCTTGCGTGTATGCCGTAACCGAGCATTGTACGGACGGGGTACAAATGATGATCGTCTTACGAATCACGCCCCAGAGAACAAAAGAGGGGGATCACCAGATAATTAACCGGCGATGTGTGCGACGGTAGGGAAAGGCCCAGCAACATAGGcatatatactccgtatataatttttttttttttttttttttttgcctcaGCAAATCATCAATGACGCTGAGACGGTTAAACCGTCACTCGCATTGGCTGCGAGGGATGCGATATCAGTCTCCTTCATTTTTCTATTGTGGTGTTTAAAAGTTCCCATCTGCCATCGAACATATCAACTATCAGACCGTCTATTTTTTTGACTAGCAAGTATATACATCATCTTGGCCTGATAGCATTCGAAAAGCGTCTGGATATCGTATTAGGCCCATACGCCATATCTTGATAACCCTCTTTAGTTTTGGGTCTAAGATAAAATATGCCAACCCCCTGGTCTGCGCTATCTCCGTTCATGTAGGAACCGGCGCGTTACCATTTGTCTTTCTCTCCCCATTTGAATCGGATCCCCCCTCCATTCGGTTCACCACTTCCATGTCAACTCCTGCCAGCGTCCATATATCTGGTCGTCCACGGGCGTGTAACTCTGCGACACCTCGCTCGTCCTCGTGCAGGTGCGCTCCGGACTCCCGTAGTAAATTGACATGGTCGATCAGTCCCGCGTTGGCGGCCAGAAACAACGGCGTGCGCCCTGCATAGTTGCGCAGATGAACAGAGCCGCCGTGGAGGAGAAAGTACCTCAAGATGCCAAGATTGGGCGAAGTCGCAGCGAGGtgctattaaaaagaaaaagaacaaacaaaaaaaaaggtcccAGGTTAGCCGAATGTGAAAAACGTGCATATCGAATACCGGAAAGAAAGAGGGGGAGCGATATCAAATCTTACCAATGGTGTGTTCCCAGAATAATCTGCATCGTTAAGAATCCAATCCTGCTCCGTTCGCATGATTTCTTTCACCTTCTCCAAGTTCCCCTGGGCAACTGCATAACCAAGCGCCGCCAGATTCTTTATCCGATCAGGCAGCGCACCGTCAGGATGTCTGAACACGGGATGTGAGTGCTCCGTGAGTTCACCCCGAAGGGAGATCGACATATCTCGAGCGACAGACTGTGGCGTCGTGTCGGGCACCCCTAGCAAGAAGGCGAGCTTTGTGAGAGCCGCCTCCGTGGTCATGTCTAATCCTGCAACCACACCCGCCCGTGATAAAGTCATTCCCGGAGCGTATACAGGGCTCACGCTCCCAGATAAGCCTAGACCAATATACATTAATATCGTCTGTTAAATGTGGAAtgtttcaaaaaaaaaaataaaaaataaaaaataaaaaataaaaataaaataaaataaaataaaataaaacaaaacgAATAAACCTACACTGAGTCACATTCACAATGACAATTCCACGGTGAATAGCATCAGCAAGCACCTTGGTCATGGCGTTGTCTTGTCCTCCAGGTGCGTTCCCGGCGCCAAAGGTCTCCAGCACCAAGCCGCGTAATCCAGGCAGTCGAAGCACCGCATCAACCATCTCAGGCTTTATACCAGGGAATATCCTCAAGCACGCCACATGCGTCGTATCTAGGTTCATCTGGATGCTGAAATGTTTAATAGTAGTAGGCTTATGCACCTGTTCCCACTTTACGTGCGTCCGCATCGACGTCGTCACAGCCAACGGAGGGAAATTCGGCGATGCAAAGGCCGCAAAATCGCTCGCTGCAACCTTGGTTGCTCGAGTTCCACGGAAGAGATTATGATTAAAATACAAGCACACTTCCGGAATCATAAAATGACCTGCGATGATCAAAGATCCGAGTAGATTATCTGTTGCGTCGTTCTGGAGCTCCAGCATCGGCGCCTGCGAACCCGTGAGGATGACCGGTTTGCCTAGATTCTGGAACATGAAGCTCAGCGCGGAGGAGGTATACGCCAGGCTGTCGGTGCCATGCAAGACAACGAAGCCGTCGAAGAGGGTGTAATTCCAATAGATAGTTCTCGCGATCTGTGCCCACCCTTTTGCGTCGATCGAGCTGCTATCTAGCAGCTCCTCGAACTCGTACACGGCATATCGGACCCGCGCGTCATATATGCTTAACGGGGTGCGCAGCGTAGGGTAACTCTTCCGCTCGCCAGATGCGTTGATGACTACGTCGACTGGCCCGGGATTCGAGCCGTCGTTGAACGTTGAGGATGGACGAAGAGCGGCGTCTTGGAAACCCCGGGCTGGCACGAACCCGGACGAGGAACGGCGCATGCAGATTGTGCCGCCCGTCATGACGATGAGGACGCGGGATTCGGGGCAGAGGCCATGTGCCCTGAGTTGGTCTTGGTCCTGCTCAACCGTCATGGCTTCGAATGAACCGATCGCCTTGTCTATGTCGTAAGGCATTTTGTTTGGGCGATGACACCTATCCGAATGGCTCTAGCACACAAGCAACTGCTTGCTCGGGGGTAAAAAAGCCTTCGTCTGATACCAAAAACAAGCAGATGGCAAGTCCTTTTgctgttctctctctctctctctatctctgtgtatgtatgtgtgtgtgtgtgtgtctcAGACAATTGGCTCAAGTGACGAAGACTGAATGAGATCAAGTTCATAGAACTTGCTGGAGTGACCAAGACAAGCTTATAGAGAAAAGAGTGAGGGGATCACAGATAGTTAACCAGACCCTTGAACGGAAAGCATGTAATTATATCCCAACTATATGCTGTGCAGTCCTTAGGAAAGGCAAAATGGATATCTCGCGGTAACCTTAAGGAGTGGCGTCTCGTGACACGAAGAAGTGAAGTGAAGTGAATGAGAACCAGAGAAAATCtgctcctctttttttttttggaagtTATGATCTTCGCTTCTCAGAAAAAGTTCTGCACCAGAGTCCTTTTGCCGCAAATATCCATGTATTGCCAGCTCCACATCAGGAAGCGCGTTAGGTCATAAGTGGTTGCTGGTTGCATGCAAATGCCTAGTTTTGGTGTGTCAGACAAAtgagccttttttttaaagttCCACAGAAAGAGGAACATCCAGACTTACCATGATGTCCTCCTAGAGAATCACATCTTATTGTGAATGGAGCTGTTATGTGCTGTTCTGGAGCATAGTGAACAATCAacagagaagaagatgaagatgatgaagttAATTCCTTTCTTGGGCGACAGATTCATCAGCTATCATGCCTGAATGTTCGCTGAGTCGTCCTGTTCTCGGCGACGGCATGCTCTAGCACGCTGAGTCGTCCCTTTTTCGATACTTAAGGCCTGACATGATTTCCAGATTCTCAGACAGATCTCTTTCTGCAAGAAAAGTACTCTCAAAGGCATTTCCTTTTTGTTGCAGAAGTCCTGTCTGTGAGCTGAGCTACTTGGCTTCCATAGCAGCATGGATTCTACCCCTGCACTCCCAGAGGACTGGGCGGACTCATATCCGGACAAGCAGCAGTTAAAGTCACTTGGAATTGCTGCTCTGATAATAATGATCGTTTTTGCCATTTGCATGATGCTATCTAAATTTTGGGTTCAAAGAAAGCCGGTCGAGCCTCCTCCGCCTATTACCAAGCTCCCAATCGATATTGTCCTCTGTGTCTCAGATTATCTTTCCCCGATGGACAAgctttgcttttctttgagCTGCAAATCAGCCTGGAATGCCTTGAACGGCGTTCAGAACTCTCCCAAGTTTGGGCACCCTATGAAATTCAGCACCTCCTCCTTTCCTCATAGCCGTGATCACAATCTGAGATCTGGATATTGGCAATTACTGCGCCGCTTGGAGGATTCTCGCTTCAGATGCTGTGCAGGATGCCTCAAACTACATCCAGTTAGCGAGTTCTCAACGCACGACCTCGCCACAGTCGCAGATCAACGTACTTGCATGTTTGGCTCGCTGGTTGGCGTGATTCCCCTTTGTCCTTGCATCCAACTCACTTTTCGGACCAAACTCAACCTTACCGCTCAGCTACGAAAGTTAGCTATCGCAAACAAAACCGCTGACGGCTTAGACACAGACGCCGTTTTCCTATCTGACTGGCATGAGTGCCGATACACTCAGGGATCAACGAAAGTCCATGCTAGGCACACTCCGATGTTGAATCAAGACGGGCGTTTGGTTATTACCTCTCACTATACCGTGGATGCCAGAAGGAAACTTGCCCTTGTTGACTTCCCAGGATTCTGCTGCCCTCACCGGACCATATCTGCCCTCGTTCTTGCTTCGTTGGATTCGTCATCCAAAAACGATTTCTCCTGCAAGTGGTGTGGGACCAGGATAGTGAACTGTTCAGGCGCTTCTGGGGATAATTTCGTGTTAGAAACTAGTAGAGTGCTAGGGAAGAGTGAGGACGTGGCTGATCAGGAATGGCATCTGCAAACTACGGGTGCGTTTGAGCAATTTGATATCCTTGGCCCGCGGCGCCAATGGCCGGGTAGATCGTGGGATGACATAGACGACAACTGAGGGCTTTCTTTATGGATGGGGAAGGGTGGGTGCTAAGAGACTTAAAGATCAATTTCTGGGGCTGGCATGTCCTCCAGTTTTGGCCTTAAGAATCCTCTGTGTTTTGCACTTTTGAGTGGTGGAATAAGTGAAGGATGGAAAAGGGGAAAACAGAAGGGAAAGAGGGGCGCCAATCGCACccttatttattttataaatTTGGCCTTAGAGATAGACAGAATCCATTCAGGGTCATTATATCCACAAGAAATCCATATACGGTGTTAGAGGCGTGGCCCTGTGACATTGTTTACAGGTGTCAATAGCTTCCCATCTCCCCGGAAGAATGCCTCGATATTGTCCATTGCTATTCTCTCAAAGTTCTAAAAACTTGTTGTTAGTGAGGCTTGTATCAGAAAAAAGTGATTTAATCGAGCACGTACGAGATGCGTGTCAAGACATGCACCGCCGATGTGCGGCAGCAAAGTGATTTTCCAGTTATCTAGTAATCTGGGATTGACGGTGGGCCTGAAATGTTCGAGCGTTAGCATCGCAACCGGCCAAAAAACAGATATTCTTGGGTCAGCGTACTCGTCATGATAGACATCTAAACCAGCTCCCACGACGATACCCTCGTCAATAGCATCTGCCAATGCTTCTTCATCAATGCACTTGCCTCTGGCAACATTGACTACCCTCACCCCTCTTTTCATCAACTTGAAAGTATCTTTATTTAACAGATGATGCGTCTCTGGGGAATGCGGACATGCGAGCAGCACACAGTCCGCAACCTTTAGCAGGGACTCTAACGTGGCATGATATTCCGCGACACCAGCTTCTCGCTCTACCTTCGGCGACTTTCGTGTTCGACTGAAGTAATGTATTTTCATTCCCAGCGCTTTTGCTCGTACAGAAACCGCACGTCCGACCTCTCCCATACCCACAATGCCCAGAATCTTATCGCGTGGATTGACCGAGGTTGGGGCCACCGCGTCCTCTACGGCGAAGTAGTCTCCCTTGCGAGTTGTACGCAAGTTATTCTCGCAAAAGCTGGTATAGCGAAATGCAGCTATGATGAGGAGCAATGCAATATCTCCCGTGGAGTCGTTCGCTGCTCCAGCACCGTTACAATACCATATCCCTCGACGACCAAGTTCTTCCGTGTCCTCTCGTTCATAGCCGTGATTCGAAGATGAAATAATCTTCAGCGACAGAGGAAGATGGGAAATGAATTCTTTATTGAAGCGCGGGAGGTTGTTATTACCGGTATTGCAGGGCCGAATGATCCCATCTATCTGGGAGTACCTGCCACCAGGTTTCAAGGAGGCGAGGAGATCTTCCTTTGTAGTACGTGTATAGGTTAGGATGTTGAAGTTCTCGCGGAATCGGGCCCATCTCTCGCGGTTAGGTCCACGGATCGGTTCGCCGACATAAAGCAGCGTCGGTTTCTTGGTGTTGCTGGCGCTGGACATCGTTCTGGCGGGTTGTCTCGAGGAGAAGATAGAGGTATAGAAATACAAGCAGCGCATCCGCTTTCAACGGGGTGTCAAGTTCTCACGGTCAATAACGCTTTTGACGGACATCAGCTCATTGCAGCCCCCATATCTTCGAATTCAACGAACCGGCCTTTAATGAGTCGACAAAAGGGCGTGCGCTAAATATCTTCCACTCCAGCTGAATGCCGAGCCGCGAGGCCCACCTTGCTACCGAGATGGAGCGAGGGCCGAACCGAAGGGCGTCGAATCATGATGCAATCCGTAGAGCTATCGGCAGAGACTCAAACGCGGATGATGCGACCGACGAGGTGTGTCGGCCTCCGATTGACAGTGTTCGGCTCGTCTTGTCGACTGTTTGTAGCGATCCCGGTTTCCGAGTCAGCCCGTTTCCTCGGGCCGGATATCGCGACAAACCTGATAGTTATCACGCCTGTCGAGATCGTGGCTCGAGCAGGGACCTGAGCAGAGATTTGTGGGCAATACGCTGGATTCAAAAAGAACGGCTCTGAGCGAACCGAGCCACTGTGGCAAGTTGTTGAGAGTTTCATAACGCTTCAGAAAAAAGGCCTTGATAGTTCCCACATTCGTCAACGATCCAAGCCTTCGACGTCACCTTATCCAAAGACCTTCGTGTGTCCAGGGAAAAGGAATCAGAAGATGAAATTGATCCAAGAAGCAGATCCTTTGTTCTCATCTGCCATAATTTAGTCCTGTTTAACTAGATTGAAAGGAACTTCCAGCCCATTTCTCCCCCTTGTCGAGTTGAAAACCACGCCGGCTCGGTCCATATCCTTCCGTGACACAAGCTACGAATGGAGCCAGCACCAGACGACCTGATCAGGTACATCCCTCCTAGCGCCAAATCCTCTCTCCTCGCGCGCAAAA is a genomic window of Coccidioides posadasii str. Silveira chromosome 3, complete sequence containing:
- a CDS encoding uncharacterized protein (EggNog:ENOG410PJYD~COG:C) — translated: MRCLYFYTSIFSSRQPARTMSSASNTKKPTLLYVGEPIRGPNRERWARFRENFNILTYTRTTKEDLLASLKPGGRYSQIDGIIRPCNTGNNNLPRFNKEFISHLPLSLKIISSSNHGYEREDTEELGRRGIWYCNGAGAANDSTGDIALLLIIAAFRYTSFCENNLRTTRKGDYFAVEDAVAPTSVNPRDKILGIVGMGEVGRAVSVRAKALGMKIHYFSRTRKSPKVEREAGVAEYHATLESLLKVADCVLLACPHSPETHHLLNKDTFKLMKRGVRVVNVARGKCIDEEALADAIDEGIVVGAGLDVYHDEPTVNPRLLDNWKITLLPHIGGACLDTHLNFERIAMDNIEAFFRGDGKLLTPVNNVTGPRL
- a CDS encoding uncharacterized protein (EggNog:ENOG410PH5F~COG:E~BUSCO:5466at33183) — protein: MPYDIDKAIGSFEAMTVEQDQDQLRAHGLCPESRVLIVMTGGTICMRRSSSGFVPARGFQDAALRPSSTFNDGSNPGPVDVVINASGERKSYPTLRTPLSIYDARVRYAVYEFEELLDSSSIDAKGWAQIARTIYWNYTLFDGFVVLHGTDSLAYTSSALSFMFQNLGKPVILTGSQAPMLELQNDATDNLLGSLIIAGHFMIPEVCLYFNHNLFRGTRATKVAASDFAAFASPNFPPLAVTTSMRTHVKWEQVHKPTTIKHFSIQMNLDTTHVACLRIFPGIKPEMVDAVLRLPGLRGLVLETFGAGNAPGGQDNAMTKVLADAIHRGIVIVNVTQCLSGSVSPVYAPGMTLSRAGVVAGLDMTTEAALTKLAFLLGVPDTTPQSVARDMSISLRGELTEHSHPVFRHPDGALPDRIKNLAALGYAVAQGNLEKVKEIMRTEQDWILNDADYSGNTPLHLAATSPNLGILRYFLLHGGSVHLRNYAGRTPLFLAANAGLIDHVNLLRESGAHLHEDERGVAELHARGRPDIWTLAGVDMEVVNRMEGGSDSNGERKTNGNAPVPT
- a CDS encoding uncharacterized protein (EggNog:ENOG410PYE0~TransMembrane:1 (o20-41i)), producing the protein MDSTPALPEDWADSYPDKQQLKSLGIAALIIMIVFAICMMLSKFWVQRKPVEPPPPITKLPIDIVLCVSDYLSPMDKLCFSLSCKSAWNALNGVQNSPKFGHPMKFSTSSFPHSRDHNLRSGYWQLLRRLEDSRFRCCAGCLKLHPVSEFSTHDLATVADQRTCMFGSLVGVIPLCPCIQLTFRTKLNLTAQLRKLAIANKTADGLDTDAVFLSDWHECRYTQGSTKVHARHTPMLNQDGRLVITSHYTVDARRKLALVDFPGFCCPHRTISALVLASLDSSSKNDFSCKWCGTRIVNCSGASGDNFVLETSRVLGKSEDVADQEWHLQTTGAFEQFDILGPRRQWPGRSWDDIDDN